One stretch of Penaeus vannamei isolate JL-2024 chromosome 7, ASM4276789v1, whole genome shotgun sequence DNA includes these proteins:
- the LOC138862233 gene encoding uncharacterized protein: MAFRFGASASAAAAAAGSGGAGSAAASAGASAGGFGGSSAAAAAAASAAGSGGAGAAAASANAAAINLGLLSFGRGRGGGGGRRGGRGGGRRGGRRGGGVGGGFLFSRFVRDVGEEEDEETHNRLLEVVSEQDESGCGKRLVCELAAAEAEDERELLEEELAILEFVGDLVPGEDLRAQGAALDYKLAKAQGMEGRDCGLLYPSCIYNGTEIMTSVLAYLS, from the exons ATGGCATTTAGATTCGGCGCTTCTGcttccgccgccgctgccgctgcGGGCTCCGGCGGTGCAGGCTCGGCTGCTGCCTCGGCCGGTGCCAGTGCTGGCGGCTTCGGCGGTTCTAGTGcggccgctgccgccgccgcaaGCGCTGCCGGCTCGGGCGGTGCAGGCGCGGCCGCTGCCTCCGCCAACGCCGCCGCGATCAACCTGGGCCTTCTGAGCTTTGGTAGAGgacgaggtgggggtggaggaagacgtGGTGGGCGCGGAGGAGGCAGACGTGGGGGGCGTCGAGGAGGCGGTGTAGGCGGTGGATTTCTCTTTTCGAGATTTGTGCGCGatgtgggcgaggaggaggacgaggaaaccCACAACCGGCTGCTGGAGGTCGTCTCCGAGCAGGACGAGAGCGGCTGCGGCAAGCGGCTGGTGTGCGAGCTGGCCGCCGCCGAAGCCGAGGACGAGCGGGAGCTGTTGGAGGAGGAACTCGCCATCCTGGAGTTCGTCGG cGACCTCGTCCCCGGCGAAGACCTGAGGGCTCAAGGGGCGGCCCTGGACTACAAGCTCGCCAAGGCGCAGGGCATGGAAGGGCGCGACTGCGGTCTGCTGTACCCGTCGTGCATCTACAACGGCACGGAGATCATGACGTCAGTGCTGGCTTACCTGTCCTAG
- the LOC113824952 gene encoding uncharacterized protein, whose protein sequence is MASLSISASASASAASAGSGGASSAAASASTTINLELDRIRGGRGRGRGGRGRGGGRGRGRGGRRGGGRFSPRFKRDVGEDEETHNRLLEVASEQDESGCGKRLVCELAAAEAEDEREMLEEELDILEFVGDLVPGEDLRAQGAALDYKLAKAQGMEGRDCGLLYPSCIYNGTEIMTSVLAYLS, encoded by the exons ATGGCATCACTTAGTATCAGTGCCTCTGCTTCCGCCTCCGCTGCCAGTGCGGGCTCGGGCGGTGCGAGCTCGGCCGctgcctccgcctccaccacgaTCAACCTGGAACTTGATAGAATACGAGGTGGGCGTGGACGAGGACGTGGTGggcgtggaagaggaggtggacgtGGGCGCGGACGTGGTGGGCGTCGAGGAGGTGGTAGATTTTCCCCGAGATTTAAACGCGATGTGGGCGAGGACGAGGAAACCCACAACCGGCTGCTGGAGGTCGCCTCCGAGCAGGACGAGAGCGGCTGCGGCAAGCGGCTGGTGTGCGAGCTGGCCGCCGCCGAAGCCGAGGACGAGCGGGAGATGCTGGAGGAGGAACTCGACATCCTGGAGTTCGTCGG cgACCTCGTCCCCGGCGAAGACCTGAGGGCTCAAGGGGCGGCCCTGGACTACAAGCTCGCCAAGGCACAGGGCATGGAAGGGCGCGACTGCGGTCTGCTGTACCCGTCGTGCATCTACAACGGCACGGAGATCATGACGTCAGTGCTGGCTTACCTGTCCTAG